Within the Micromonospora citrea genome, the region GGCGGGACAGGCGTACGACCAGCTGGGTGCGCGGCCGGCGGGCGCGGTCGTACGCGGCCAGCCCGGCGGGCACGCCGTGCGAGTCGACGGCGGCCGCGAGGGTGACCGCGTCCTCGAGCGCCTGGCAGGCGCCCTGGCCGAGGTTGGGCGTCATGGCGTGTGCAGCGTCACCGAGGATCGCCACCCGTCCGCAGACGTAGGTGTCCAGCTCGGGCAGCTCGTAGGTGTCGTGCTGGAGCACCTCCTCGGGGCGCGCGGAGCGCAGCAACGCGGGGATGGGGTCGTGCCAGCGGGCGAAGCGTTCGCGCAGCTCCGCCAGGCCGACGCGGGTGCCGGCCGGGGCGTTGGCCATCAGGTGGCAGTAGACGCGGCCGTCGGGCATGGGCACGTGCCCGAACCGCTCGCCCCTGCCCCAGGTCTCCACGCTGCCTTCGACGGGTCGGGGTGGGGCGAGGAGCCGCCAGGTGGTGTATCCGACGTAGCGGGGCCCGGGAAGGCGCGGCCAGACGGACCGGCGGGTGACGC harbors:
- a CDS encoding FAD-dependent monooxygenase — translated: MRTSWPPITPSPTPPPDRSAGAPGPRADLVDLLRGALPAEALRPGVDVRQVRPDGTVVHGGGTSTADLVVGADGVHSVTRRSVWPRLPGPRYVGYTTWRLLAPPRPVEGSVETWGRGERFGHVPMPDGRVYCHLMANAPAGTRVGLAELRERFARWHDPIPALLRSARPEEVLQHDTYELPELDTYVCGRVAILGDAAHAMTPNLGQGACQALEDAVTLAAAVDSHGVPAGLAAYDRARRPRTQLVVRLSRQVGAPAHWRSAPLTVLRDAALPLLPAALLGRSLTATYTWAP